TATGGATTTTGATCGTATTAGAGCTTCACTTGCCCAGCTTGGCTGTACACGCTCATCAGCAGATGGTGAGACTTATAGTATTGGTATGGACGTACTCTCTGTGCTACTTTCTGGTGCAGTCATCAAATGTTTGCATATCAGCCGTTGTTTATCCCTTAGGTTTTAATGCACTGGCTTCACCCTTTTGTTATCTCAACAGATTTGAAGGGCATCACTGAAAAGGCTCAAAATGAAGAGGTCTGTAATTTTCCTCCATATTCTTGGCTTCTTTCATGTATgcagcatttaatattaattggaATATTTACATAGGTGGAGTCGGTGGTATTGAAGAGATATGGGAGGGAGGCATGCAGGATATTCAAATTACTGTCAAAAGCTGGTCGTCTTCTTGAGACTGATAAGGTAACTCTATAGACTAATATTTTGACGCTTTTTGTTTGGCATGCTAATTTCTACATTGGAGGTGTCACTCGATGTCGATTAATTTTCCACTGCACTGATTCATCGACTTGGAACATTTAACTGTTTCTGAAATGTGGATTGCTCTTATCAGACCTTTTTGGCCTGTGATTTTCCACAAGCTGTTCTCATTTTGTAGCAACTGATACCTATATTCTGTACTTGAGACCTTTTTTCTTGGATCAAGTTGTTATAGCATTGGCTTAGCTTGAGAGATTTGGATTACTATGACATTTGATGTCAACTCATGTATTTTATAATTAGATTCGAGGCTGCTCAACAGTCTCCACTTATTCAGCTCTAACTTCATGTTCTTTTTTGTGTGCTTTGCTGGAAAATGttaatttgttattatgatcTCTGAAACCCTTTTCCACTTGGGAAGTAAACTTTTGGAAGGAAAAACGACGGTAGATTTGAATTGTTTAGCTATTCTGGTGAATACCAAACATGACTAGATTTAAGCTGATTTATAGGAAATGTTTCTTGTGGATCATCTGATATTAACATTTGTAGATTTCAGATGATACATTTGTCGAAAAGAAAGATACACTCAAGACTTTATTCAAGCTTTGGAAGGATGATTTCTTGGACATGGAGGTAACTTTAATTGCATTATCAATGTTCTAGAGTACACCTCATGTTTAGGCTAGACATTGATATAATTGATTCGATGAATCAAGTCCTGGATTATTATTTTGTGAAGTTTCACAGATAATAATCAAAGACATTCGACCAAAACGAATGTATATATAATGAAACATTATTTGGTAATTGCTCTTCGCTGCTGGCGAATCTGTGAGGTGAACTATGCATGATACACCAGTCCCTATCAGATGTGCTTCGAGAATGCGGTTATATATGACATTGTTAACTAGTGAGATTGCAGATATGTAAGGTTCAAtcagaaagaaaaaataatacataaatgaTAAAAGGGACTATAGATGCACTGGATTAGTTTTTACTGGTGACATTTTGCTTGGGAGAAAATAATGTTTATGTTGGAAATGGAAGAACTTTGAATTAACTTTAATATTTTGCAGAAAGTTTCAGTGAATGGATCTAGACAAGCTATATTGCTGTGGAGAGTAAATAAGCAACCCCTTTTTGAAAAAATTCGTGATGAAATGTACCATGCCGCTTTAAATGTGCGGCTAAGAATCGTACATGAACAAGAGCAGGCAAAAGAGGTAAAATTTTGTAACATTTTCGTCCTTATGTTTTTAGGAAGAAACTGATCGATTTTCCTCATTATACGTGTGGCAGGTTCTTCAATTACCTAGAGAAAAGCTAGTTGGGGaactggaaaaaaaatataaacgatTCTTTAGAATTGTGGTTATTTTGGAATCTTCGGCGATAAATCTTGATGATGTTATCATACTTTTTCATTGTTTTTGAGTAATGAATAATATTTATCCATTATTTTGCATTTCTGACATATAAAACAgatctttattttttgttttttgttctaCAATTTTACATATTGCGTGGTATGTCATTAGATATTTGTATTTAACTAGCATACTTTGGTTTGGCGGCATACGatgcatataaaaaaatttggtgttatttttaaaatttattgttaaataaaaattttatgctaGGAGTggtatgaattaaaaaattcgaaagtctggataaaaattaagaaatattttaataattctaaaaaattatagatttacatgatattttattaaatataaaaaggatatttttggtattttagatttttattttattttttaggacTATTTCTCTTACCATCGCTTGGTCCGCACTAGTTATAAATGATGGTAGTACCATTACACTTGTAAATCGGCCTGAATAGAAGGCATGTCAACCAGGTTGTTTTTATCAGCTAGCTAGCCAAAAAATGCTTACAACATTGCACATGGATGCACCTATTGCCGAATCTTTAGATCAATTTACAATCCAACATTGGCTCGTAGTGCTAACAAAGTGGCACATGAATTGGCTCATCGAAGTTTTCAATCTCGTTATAATTTCGATTTCTTAGAAGCAATTATGTTATTCCTTCGGCCTCTCCATCCCTTAGACTTGCTGGTTCGATTAATGAAatgatttcatttttctttaaaaaaaaaattaaacctaatgatataattttttaagaaaataaacatttaaattttaacatcTACTTCCCatcatgtttaaataaaattatccaATTCGTATGTCTTAGTTTCgatttcatataaatttatttatttttcttcaccGTTCCATTTTGCCTGATATTTTAGTGACGTTGTCCGAGAAGATGAAACCCTCATTAAAACTTAGCCAGAATAGTATAATAATACGACAATATAACTTCTCGGATTCTATCGCTCGAAGGTTACGGCCTAGGATTCTACTCCTTGCATGGCGATTCTATTGGTTTCTTTCAATTACGAAGATTATCGCGGGCGATTTCTGTGAACAAATCATTATAAATATCTTTCAAAATAGCATAAAATAGTATTCAAGTCTTGCCCCCAATATAAATTTCCTCGGATGGCCTCAGTACATGCCATACTACTTGATGTTTTATCATATTccaatttgagatcaagttggACCAAATCGCACCCATTTATATTTTCCGAGTTTCCAACATCCCAGAGGGCGGACAGGTTGAGGCCAAATATAAGTATCAGGGCACTGTTAGATGGGCTTTCTCATCTACATTTATCGAATTTCCCTCCCACAGCTCGGCCAGGTCCTTCTTGACCCAAGAGCAAACGATTACGGGTCCAAGGGTGGAAGGCACCTGCATTCGTCGCAAAATTGCAAAGAATTGAAAGGCGAAGTCGGATAATATCTAAGCACAATAGTTCAAGTCTAAATCGAAAGGCAATGTTGGAACTCCTAATACAgtttaaaaatttgaatttcaccTTAGTTTCAACTGTCTATAGTAATCAGTGTCTGTACATACCAGATACAAAAGAGCTGGTTGAGGTGATCGAGTCAAAATGCCAGCTGCTAGTGCGGCTACCAGTCCAATTGCATACCCAGTAAGTGCGTGTGGAAAGTACTTGAAACCCTTTGAAGATTGTACATCGAAGGAAGTGGCAGAATCCCTGCTTTTTCGATGATCAAAACCGAGAACCATGGCTAAAAGCATAGATGGAATAGCctgcaaaaataataaacatagcAAGAGCTCAAATTATTGTCACACAATGTATACAAAAGCAATACACAAATTATGCCGGAAAAAGTAGTAGGATGCTGTAAACTCATGCTTTCAGAGCCAAAATACAGTGAAGGTGACCggtaatattaaaaaataaagatgtgaGTAATGGTTAAAACGTTCATTATACTTTTAGCATCTCTCAGCAATAACATACTTAATATGCTCTGCATTTCTGGAGAGGGACTTGAACAAAATACGAGACTACGAGGCTATGGAAAAGCCGTGTGAGTTTTCACTATGGTATAATATGTCCATAAACACTGGTATCTATTGAAGCCATGGACAAATTTTGGTTAATGCGGATAAAGGTCAGTGAAGATTAGTCAAACTACAGACACCaaattactttaaaataatgcaaaagaAAGACATTAGCACAATAATGGTAAGATCGAGATGATTTATAACTATATGATACCACAGGACATGTAGAGCCAGCTCACACACTGTGAGCCGAAACACACTTAACTCAAATCTGAAAGCATTTAAACAGTCTCCAGCCACGCCGCACCAGCAACCAGATGATATAAATCTAAATCACCAGGAACATATAAACAACATATCTTACCATGTCTCCAAGACCAAGCATCATGTATTCGGACACATTGTTCTCAGGTGCTGCACCACCTAACAGATTCCTGGGGAACACAATCTTGACAGGCAACTCTAGTTTTTTCGTAATCAACTGTAGCCCCGGAAGACTCAAACTATCAGCCACTGTATGTACCGGATTAGACGCTTGTTGAGTTGCAACCGATACCATGACGTTAGCAccgaaaattctctcagaataGAAAACCCAGAATATATCATACAAGAACAGACAAAAAAGAAGGATTGCACATATCTTGATATTGGGAAGTCGAACATGGCTGACAAAGGCAATGCAAAGAGAGATACCCAAAATGTTGTTCAATATCCAGTGCCCAGATACAATCCATGCCATAACTAAAGCAATGCAGATAAACAACAAAAGACTTTGGATACGGGTAAGTGGCTTGGAACAGCACTGAGATACATGTGGGTCAGACAAACTGAACTGTGACTTGATGTGAACAACATATGGTGACAAGCAAAAGTATAGGGCTGATGCTGACGCAACTGTGGTAAAAACGGTAAGAATTTGAGAGACTGAggaaaacaaataaaacataataagCAAGCTGCAAGAGCTCACTATTGGGATCATCAGAGCCTGAGAGCTGTCCAAAGTAATGGAAGCTTCTGATAGGTCACTGTTTCGCTCCATTTCCTTTTCATAACTTAGAGCTCTAGAAGCAGAGGCATATGTCACTGCTACGGCGGTGATTAGTAGAATGATTGAAGGCAGTTCCAGCAAATAAACAAGTTTCCAGAGTGGCTCCATCTAGGAAATAAACTAACAATTTATGAAACCCGAGTCTAATAACTTCAAAAACACAGTGGCCAACAATCAGGCTCAGTTAAAATCCAATTAGTCCCTTTGGAAACCATAGCCATGATTTCTGGAAAACACTAAGTGCAAACAAAACAGGAGTTTTTATCCCCACGATGTGTGCCGCAAGAATTTCCTGCAACGAATCAAAGTCGCACGCATAATGCCAAAGTATAGGGTCTCGGAGAATAAATTTACATTGACAACACATCCACGAGACTGCCAAAATATACCACACAAATTAGCACATTCCTCCcttcttttctacttttcttTATAAGAAAATAAGCTCATTAAGACCGTCTCAGTAATTTATCACTAAATTAAAAAACCCTATAGATAATACGCGTTCAAGCGCAGacgaaaagaaataaattttagttAATTCTCGTTCACTCACAAATAATCACGAGCGAGAAAAAGCAAGAAATCACAGTAAAGGTACATAATCCggaagaaaaaaagagagaggtgaaaatcttaaaaacacaaaaacacTTCTACAGAATTGGAATCAATTCACCGCATAATCAACAATGATATAGATTAAAAAAACACGCGCTCATGAAAGATAAAGAAAACGCTGAAAACGTGAACATCTTCCGGCAAAAATCAACGATAAGTCATTGAAAATTCAGCAAATAGTTACATCTAGGTATCCTCGGAGAGTGAGATCACCTTTGACTTGAAATCTTTGCAAGCAGAGAAAGAAAGATGTTCTGACTGAAAACGAAATGAATTTAAGCAAACGAATATTTGCTAAATTCCCCTTTTCTTTTATGTACATTACTGAATTGGCACCCAGATTCTTGGATATTTATTTTCGAACCAATGATTGACATGGACCGAGCCAAACCGTCTGGGCCTAAGCTCTTATTTaacgcatttaaaaaaaaacgcaCCCATAAAAGAATGAACCTGGCCCGTTTAAATCTTCaggaatatttttattaaaatattttattttaaaaaagcaTACAGGAGGACCATTTGGCTTTCGGGGTAGATTTATCATTTATGCCATGAGCAAAAGATTTTTTGGAATATGTATTTTATGTAGAATGATAATCAAAATCCAGCCTTTTTGGGAATCCATACTGAAATTGAAATAAAGATTAGAATAGATAGAAATTGTAAAGTAAGAATGAGAATACGGTTATTTTGAGAAAATCCAAAACACTTCGTCAACTTACtgatattc
The DNA window shown above is from Primulina huaijiensis isolate GDHJ02 chromosome 12, ASM1229523v2, whole genome shotgun sequence and carries:
- the LOC140990440 gene encoding signal peptide peptidase-like 1: MEPLWKLVYLLELPSIILLITAVAVTYASASRALSYEKEMERNSDLSEASITLDSSQALMIPIVSSCSLLIMFYLFSSVSQILTVFTTVASASALYFCLSPYVVHIKSQFSLSDPHVSQCCSKPLTRIQSLLLFICIALVMAWIVSGHWILNNILGISLCIAFVSHVRLPNIKICAILLFCLFLYDIFWVFYSERIFGANVMVSVATQQASNPVHTVADSLSLPGLQLITKKLELPVKIVFPRNLLGGAAPENNVSEYMMLGLGDMAIPSMLLAMVLGFDHRKSRDSATSFDVQSSKGFKYFPHALTGYAIGLVAALAAGILTRSPQPALLYLVPSTLGPVIVCSWVKKDLAELWEGNSINVDEKAHLTVP